One Candidatus Delongbacteria bacterium genomic window carries:
- a CDS encoding homoserine dehydrogenase: MLRLMLFGLGTVGQGLITLLQRQKLRESMPGAARFRVVGVQTGARGSLYHPQGLNLDALAELGRERSLAEYPEGLGLRRDLDPFELCSILPADIHVEMGPGNLLDGQPALDRCRLALKASRHLVLADKAPALFGWNELEDLAVSRGRLLRAEATVFSGTPVLSLLREGLAGQDVPGLRGILNGTTNYLLAELEAGVPWEKALEAARELGYLEADPRADVEGWDARSKVMILARVIHGQELPASAVRTSGIVGVTAEKLLAAREKGGALKLIARLNKVGDSLEASVGLEELAPGDLLASVNGNENALELTTQPLGRVLLRGPGAGAAQTASGILADLLNIARFCGEMRH, translated from the coding sequence ATGCTGCGACTGATGCTGTTCGGACTGGGGACCGTGGGCCAGGGGCTGATCACACTGCTGCAGCGCCAGAAGCTGCGCGAAAGCATGCCCGGAGCGGCGCGCTTCCGGGTGGTGGGCGTGCAGACCGGTGCGCGGGGCAGTCTGTATCACCCCCAGGGGCTCAATCTGGATGCGCTGGCCGAGTTGGGTCGCGAGCGGTCGCTGGCCGAGTATCCCGAGGGGCTGGGTCTGCGTCGTGATCTGGACCCCTTCGAACTCTGCAGCATCCTGCCCGCGGACATCCACGTGGAGATGGGACCGGGCAACCTGCTGGACGGCCAGCCTGCTCTCGACCGTTGCCGCCTGGCGCTCAAGGCCAGTCGCCATCTGGTGCTGGCCGACAAGGCGCCCGCGCTCTTCGGCTGGAACGAACTGGAAGATCTGGCGGTCAGCCGGGGTCGCCTGCTGCGCGCCGAGGCTACCGTGTTCTCCGGGACACCCGTGCTCAGTCTGCTGCGTGAGGGGCTGGCGGGACAGGACGTGCCCGGGCTGCGCGGAATTCTCAACGGCACCACCAATTATCTGCTGGCTGAGCTGGAGGCGGGAGTGCCCTGGGAGAAGGCTCTGGAAGCCGCCCGGGAACTGGGCTACCTCGAAGCCGATCCCCGCGCCGATGTGGAAGGCTGGGATGCGCGCAGCAAGGTCATGATCCTGGCGCGCGTGATCCACGGCCAGGAGCTCCCGGCCAGTGCGGTCAGGACCTCGGGCATTGTGGGGGTCACTGCCGAGAAGCTGCTGGCGGCCCGCGAGAAGGGCGGGGCCCTGAAGCTGATTGCCCGGCTGAACAAGGTGGGTGACAGCCTGGAGGCCAGCGTCGGACTCGAGGAACTGGCGCCCGGCGACCTGCTGGCCTCGGTCAACGGCAACGAGAACGCTCTGGAACTGACGACCCAGCCGCTGGGGCGCGTCCTGTTGCGTGGTCCGGGAGCCGGAGCGGCCCAGACAGCTTCGGGCATTCTGGCCGATCTGCTCAACATCGCGCGATTCTGTGGCGAGATGCGTCACTGA
- a CDS encoding T9SS type A sorting domain-containing protein, with amino-acid sequence MSGDSLDWLECRLNGDRGGCVLTTSTSTGDSVTISGFVIENGYGEYQIQSNSGGLTIRDGIHLNVRHLVFQNNEQSPGLSRGRSIFGSSSSSSARLQDIRIQSDSLTNGLEQVALWMGRGLEIDRLWIDGTHDQGRAAHLDGDPLRVRHMQVRGYSDVPQFWVKFGSDGIMDLDDVLIRDNSATGDFQVFAGPRFRAPSVRGFVFEGNQHLAPCGGSPLEAMLWFLGDSLKVDNLIVRNNYEHCQHVLGLRSEESTGLVRHLVYEGNRVGNGVWPEDEGPIAYRGQHITMLDVSLDSCRFGGNITELAHDPQHPERAVAIFGALIDLYQQRDLDSLTINQCEFQENLLIDPDDYSIHTRAANDGRCLYVRQYGGVGLRVSKCLFESNAQPNHCPESGLSSLGSVFYLYEYNDGQTGNLLENLVFRDNDDGTLTTTYDSRGVMRNIQLYQNRRRGVFAGALSWVMENILVDGQQAEDLATPISASWQAALSMNCFDSGEMRNCTVVNSDVPFIVKPSYGDYSQTVIRNLAVSNCQFIELEHEQSDPGQQVWAQWEYCYLPVVPHTMGPGIVVDSAWPFDPDIEGGFLPALNGSLVDGGDPDTTYDDIEDPENPGFALWPSQGNLRNDIGYTGGPHAGTLEHLVAVRSPRKALVTQPSTFVLHPAHPNPFNPVTTLGYVLNRPLQVELSVYNVLGQKVRTLVSGLESAGEHHVQWDAGDLASGVYIVKLSAGGESRTQKILLLK; translated from the coding sequence TTGAGCGGCGACAGTCTGGACTGGTTGGAATGCAGATTGAATGGCGACCGGGGAGGATGTGTGTTGACTACATCGACCTCTACAGGTGACAGTGTGACAATATCTGGATTTGTGATTGAAAATGGATATGGCGAGTATCAGATTCAAAGCAACTCTGGTGGATTAACCATTCGGGACGGTATCCATCTGAATGTGCGCCATCTGGTATTCCAGAACAATGAGCAAAGCCCAGGATTGTCACGCGGGAGATCAATATTCGGATCTTCATCATCAAGCTCTGCGCGGCTTCAGGACATTAGGATCCAGAGTGATTCCCTCACGAATGGACTCGAGCAAGTGGCATTATGGATGGGGAGGGGGCTTGAAATCGATAGACTGTGGATTGACGGAACACACGATCAAGGGCGTGCAGCACACCTCGATGGAGATCCACTTCGAGTGCGCCACATGCAGGTGCGCGGCTATAGCGATGTGCCACAGTTTTGGGTGAAGTTTGGGTCGGATGGAATAATGGACTTGGATGATGTATTGATCAGGGACAACTCGGCGACGGGAGATTTTCAAGTATTTGCAGGTCCACGTTTTCGTGCCCCATCTGTAAGGGGCTTTGTGTTCGAAGGTAATCAGCACCTTGCACCTTGTGGAGGATCCCCACTCGAAGCCATGCTCTGGTTTCTGGGGGATTCGTTGAAAGTGGACAACTTGATTGTACGCAATAATTACGAACATTGTCAGCATGTGTTGGGACTGAGAAGTGAGGAGTCCACCGGTCTGGTGCGTCATCTGGTCTACGAGGGCAACAGGGTTGGGAATGGCGTCTGGCCAGAAGACGAAGGCCCCATTGCGTATCGGGGGCAGCATATCACAATGTTGGATGTCAGTCTAGACAGTTGTCGCTTTGGCGGCAACATCACCGAGTTGGCACACGATCCGCAACATCCAGAACGGGCCGTTGCTATATTCGGCGCTTTGATTGACTTGTATCAGCAGCGTGACCTGGACAGTCTGACCATCAACCAGTGTGAGTTTCAAGAAAACCTGCTCATCGACCCTGATGATTATTCGATCCACACACGCGCGGCCAACGATGGACGCTGCCTGTATGTGAGACAGTATGGGGGGGTAGGTCTTCGTGTCAGCAAGTGCCTCTTCGAGAGCAACGCCCAACCGAATCACTGTCCTGAGTCCGGCTTGAGCAGCCTCGGTTCAGTATTCTACCTGTACGAGTACAACGATGGCCAGACCGGAAATCTTCTAGAGAATCTTGTCTTCCGTGACAATGACGACGGAACTTTGACGACGACTTATGACAGCCGTGGTGTGATGCGCAACATCCAGCTTTATCAAAACCGTCGCCGAGGAGTGTTTGCGGGTGCCCTTTCGTGGGTGATGGAGAACATACTGGTCGATGGGCAACAAGCGGAGGATTTGGCCACGCCCATTTCTGCGAGTTGGCAAGCCGCCTTGAGCATGAACTGTTTCGATTCCGGTGAAATGCGCAATTGCACGGTGGTGAACAGCGATGTCCCCTTTATCGTCAAGCCGTCCTATGGAGACTACTCACAGACCGTGATCCGGAATCTGGCTGTGTCGAACTGCCAGTTCATTGAGCTGGAGCACGAACAGTCCGATCCCGGGCAGCAGGTCTGGGCTCAGTGGGAGTACTGTTATCTGCCTGTAGTGCCACACACGATGGGCCCTGGCATCGTGGTAGACTCGGCCTGGCCTTTCGACCCGGACATCGAAGGCGGATTTCTGCCCGCACTGAACGGCTCACTGGTCGACGGAGGAGACCCCGACACAACCTACGACGACATCGAAGACCCCGAGAACCCCGGCTTCGCCCTATGGCCCAGCCAGGGCAACCTGCGCAACGACATCGGCTACACCGGAGGACCGCATGCGGGCACCCTGGAGCATCTGGTGGCCGTGCGCTCCCCGCGCAAGGCGCTTGTGACGCAACCGTCCACCTTCGTGCTGCACCCGGCCCACCCCAATCCCTTCAACCCCGTGACCACTCTGGGCTATGTCCTCAACCGCCCGCTGCAGGTTGAACTGTCCGTGTACAACGTGCTGGGGCAGAAGGTGCGGACACTCGTTTCCGGACTGGAGAGCGCGGGCGAGCATCATGTGCAATGGGATGCCGGTGATTTGGCCAGCGGAGTCTACATCGTGAAGCTGTCTGCAGGCGGGGAATCGCGGACGCAGAAGATCCTGCTGCTGAAATAG
- a CDS encoding right-handed parallel beta-helix repeat-containing protein, translated as MRRPLFILCLMALSRVALADSVPTTVASDLTLDVAGSPWHITGNTQITSGHTLTIDPGVELIVDGNYYLLVDGCIQAAGTAVDPITIDGTGGAGSWREIQFRSSGLSSSLAHVSIRNGGSLSSVAQVAVTGHTLTMDHCTISDSAWDGISVSTGGNLSMNTCSVENTRYPLSLNTSAMTLNLTGTNGLVNNDYPQIYCNFGILSQDIQLDSNTDVAYHFASSVTIPVGRTLSLAAGTVLKMAISSYLYVHGSFACNGTALQNNWITSIRDDNVLGDTNGDGPASSPAAANWQRIYYYGDSNDAGCTMEYTTVRFGTSAIYTENAGPSFDNCLFSNSTYPLHMTGVSTPNITNCNFAVATNTPIYMSLSSLPVMSGNDFSTSNNGYDAIGIIPETLSSNGFLPVRNFTSVPNVTYVVAGNITVPSGLALTVDPGVVVKFTSASYGLSINSGTLNINGTLAQPVTFTSVKDDNWGNPADTNNDGSITSPAAGDWRGIAYTSSTGGLDHLNIRYAGGYWHTNLDGMYRWAAVGLFDSSPTIADCDFFDNNDHGLMIFGNSNPVVSDCTFSNHDRSPITMSVAATPTFSNIVYSNNAWTSLGILGEYLGTSCTLFQRSLAGYGNITYLLEDDLRIDSGTHLIIDPGVVLKVRAAGVDILVDGSLEAVGTLTDPVVITSLKDDNHGDPADTNNDGSATSPSYSNWGSIDFRATADDPNCHISNALISYGGTSSDGAIRCENSAPTIDNSILTANYFGVSIRGTSAPTISDCTIQSSQSTPIYMAVTSNPVISFNNTFVNNGYFALGIISEPLTVTATLPQRNVAGVNNFTYLFLTTFIIQESGHLIMDEGVVAKFLTYGNISVLGDLSMLGQVNNRVVLTSVLDDAVGGDTNEDGSGTSPSVANWGWITFQESSGNNSVLEHAVVRYGGWAGQYYGLIRCLSASPEVRNCEITNGRWGLDIIGAAAPIVEDNTFVNMDVCPVRMSLVSTPSFSGNQFFNVEVQAVEIYPEALAVNTVLQPMDFGGYTNITRYLSGTLTVNSTTHLDIDPGVVIKCASATVLVNGSLAMDGVTLVGLADDTVGNPLDTQDNGLATTPLYTNWNGVQFADISVDANCLIENSEFRHAYSGVKCTSASPTINNSLFDNCQHGVFFDGNSQPVMNTVTIDNSQYSPVYQSLVSNVDYSSTVFGYGNGYQGIGIKGETLAQNISMVQKSSDGIANLVYVLEDNLTVGSSAELSIAPGIVIKGVNGRSILVHKGINAIGGSDPDQQIIFTHIADDYYGGDTNTDGNATSPSRQNNAIYVDSDSWDALCNFDWCMFRYWGYGNTYGAIDANSASPSITNCSFTDGNIGVSCRGASNPVISGCDFINNLYYGVKNTNTSITVVAENNWWGDSSGPLDASDDTGNGGFYNPGGLGDVVSDYVDYEPWTTVLQLPRLGDVSLNGEIHAYDASLVLSHLVGGIVLTPLQLAVADVTGDGVVDAVDPAYILQYVVGSLTTFPGELSATPEEPFDPDTELDAQARPEGDGWVLELQLTGENTLKGFEAHWSIDDTALEIVDVSCSQPGVTLRWHSEAGELRVALATLSPLEEALQLQVHVLGAQPVESLLELEGAWVNGHTLGASTEVASELPASFKLYPNWPNPFNPATHIAFDLPQAQNLSLTVYNIAGQRVRSLHQGPLPAGHHELRWDGTNQAGLGVASGVYILSLESATVHGTLRMTLLK; from the coding sequence ATGCGCAGACCCTTGTTCATCCTGTGCCTGATGGCCCTGAGCCGGGTGGCCCTGGCTGATTCCGTGCCCACAACCGTGGCCAGCGACCTGACGCTGGACGTGGCCGGATCACCCTGGCACATCACGGGCAACACCCAGATCACGTCCGGACACACCCTGACGATCGACCCCGGCGTCGAGCTGATCGTTGACGGCAACTACTATCTGCTCGTGGATGGCTGCATCCAGGCGGCCGGAACCGCCGTGGACCCGATCACCATCGATGGAACCGGTGGAGCGGGAAGCTGGCGTGAAATCCAGTTCCGCAGTTCGGGGCTCTCCAGCTCGCTGGCCCATGTCAGCATCCGCAACGGCGGCTCCCTGAGCAGCGTGGCCCAGGTGGCCGTCACCGGGCACACACTGACCATGGACCATTGCACCATCTCCGATTCCGCCTGGGACGGCATCAGCGTCAGCACGGGTGGCAACCTCAGCATGAACACCTGCAGCGTGGAGAACACGCGCTACCCACTCTCGCTGAACACCTCGGCCATGACTCTGAACCTGACCGGCACCAACGGTCTGGTGAACAACGATTATCCCCAGATCTACTGCAACTTCGGCATCCTGTCCCAGGACATCCAGCTGGACAGCAACACCGACGTGGCCTATCATTTCGCCAGCTCCGTGACCATCCCGGTGGGACGCACGCTCAGCCTGGCCGCGGGCACCGTGCTCAAGATGGCCATCTCTTCCTATCTCTATGTACACGGCAGTTTCGCCTGCAACGGCACGGCCCTGCAGAACAACTGGATCACCAGCATCCGCGACGACAATGTGCTGGGTGATACCAACGGCGACGGCCCCGCCAGCTCGCCCGCGGCCGCCAACTGGCAGCGCATCTACTATTACGGTGACTCCAACGATGCCGGTTGCACCATGGAATACACCACCGTGCGTTTCGGCACCTCGGCGATCTACACCGAGAACGCCGGCCCCAGTTTCGACAACTGTCTGTTCAGCAACAGCACCTATCCGCTGCACATGACCGGGGTCTCGACGCCCAACATCACCAACTGCAACTTCGCGGTGGCCACCAACACCCCGATCTACATGAGCCTGAGCTCGCTGCCCGTGATGAGTGGCAACGATTTCAGCACCTCGAACAATGGCTATGACGCCATCGGGATCATTCCCGAGACCCTCAGTTCCAATGGGTTCCTGCCCGTGCGCAATTTCACCAGTGTGCCCAATGTGACCTACGTGGTGGCCGGCAACATCACCGTGCCCAGCGGCCTCGCGCTGACCGTGGATCCCGGGGTGGTGGTCAAGTTCACCAGCGCCAGTTATGGCCTCTCGATCAACAGCGGCACTCTCAACATCAATGGCACGCTGGCCCAGCCGGTGACCTTCACCAGCGTCAAGGACGACAACTGGGGCAACCCGGCGGACACCAACAACGACGGCAGCATCACCTCGCCCGCAGCCGGAGACTGGCGCGGGATCGCGTATACAAGCTCGACCGGCGGGCTGGACCATCTCAACATCCGCTACGCCGGAGGGTACTGGCACACGAATCTGGACGGCATGTACCGCTGGGCGGCCGTGGGCCTCTTCGACAGCTCGCCCACGATTGCCGACTGTGATTTCTTTGACAACAACGACCATGGCCTGATGATCTTCGGCAACAGCAACCCGGTGGTGAGCGACTGCACCTTCAGCAACCACGACCGTTCGCCGATCACCATGTCGGTGGCGGCCACGCCCACCTTCAGCAACATCGTATACAGCAACAATGCCTGGACCAGTCTGGGAATCCTGGGCGAGTATCTGGGCACCAGCTGCACCCTGTTCCAGCGCAGCCTGGCCGGTTACGGCAACATCACCTATCTGCTGGAAGATGACCTGCGCATCGACAGCGGCACCCACCTGATCATTGATCCGGGCGTGGTGCTCAAGGTGCGCGCCGCCGGTGTGGACATTCTGGTGGACGGCAGCCTGGAAGCGGTAGGCACGCTCACCGACCCGGTGGTGATCACCTCGCTCAAGGACGACAACCACGGTGATCCGGCCGACACCAACAACGACGGCAGCGCCACCAGCCCGAGCTATTCCAACTGGGGCAGCATCGACTTCCGGGCCACCGCCGATGACCCCAACTGCCACATCTCCAATGCGCTGATCTCCTACGGTGGCACCAGCAGCGACGGCGCGATCCGCTGCGAGAACTCGGCGCCGACCATCGACAACAGCATTCTCACGGCAAACTATTTCGGAGTCTCGATCCGCGGCACCAGTGCCCCCACGATCAGCGACTGCACCATCCAGAGCAGTCAGAGCACACCGATCTACATGGCCGTGACCTCCAATCCGGTGATTTCCTTCAACAACACCTTCGTCAACAATGGCTACTTCGCTCTGGGCATCATCAGCGAGCCTCTGACCGTGACCGCCACCCTGCCCCAGCGCAACGTGGCGGGAGTGAACAACTTCACCTACCTCTTCCTGACCACCTTCATCATCCAGGAAAGTGGCCACCTGATCATGGACGAAGGCGTGGTGGCCAAATTCCTGACCTATGGCAACATCAGCGTGCTGGGTGACCTGAGCATGCTCGGTCAGGTCAACAACCGGGTGGTGCTGACCTCGGTGCTGGACGATGCGGTGGGTGGCGACACCAACGAAGACGGCAGCGGCACCTCGCCCAGCGTCGCCAACTGGGGCTGGATCACATTCCAGGAGTCCTCGGGCAACAACAGCGTGCTGGAGCACGCGGTGGTCCGCTATGGAGGCTGGGCGGGCCAGTACTACGGTCTGATCCGCTGCCTTTCGGCCTCGCCGGAAGTCCGCAACTGCGAAATCACCAACGGGCGCTGGGGTCTGGACATCATCGGCGCCGCGGCACCGATCGTGGAAGACAACACCTTCGTCAACATGGATGTCTGCCCGGTACGCATGTCCCTGGTGTCCACTCCTTCCTTCAGCGGCAACCAGTTCTTCAACGTGGAAGTCCAGGCGGTCGAGATCTATCCCGAGGCGCTCGCGGTCAACACCGTGCTGCAGCCCATGGACTTTGGTGGCTACACCAACATCACGCGTTACCTCTCCGGGACGCTGACTGTCAATTCCACCACCCACCTGGACATCGATCCGGGCGTGGTGATCAAGTGCGCCAGCGCAACGGTGCTGGTCAACGGCAGCCTGGCAATGGACGGCGTGACCTTGGTCGGACTGGCCGATGACACGGTGGGCAACCCGCTGGACACCCAGGACAACGGTCTGGCCACCACGCCCCTGTACACCAACTGGAATGGGGTGCAGTTCGCCGACATCAGCGTGGACGCCAACTGCCTGATCGAGAACAGCGAGTTCCGCCATGCCTATTCCGGCGTCAAGTGCACCAGTGCCTCGCCCACCATCAACAACAGCCTCTTCGACAATTGCCAGCACGGAGTGTTCTTCGACGGCAACAGCCAGCCAGTGATGAACACGGTCACCATTGACAATTCCCAGTACAGCCCCGTGTACCAGTCGCTGGTGAGCAACGTGGACTACTCGTCCACCGTCTTCGGCTATGGCAATGGGTACCAGGGCATCGGCATCAAGGGCGAGACCCTGGCCCAGAACATCTCGATGGTGCAGAAGTCCAGCGACGGCATCGCCAACCTGGTCTACGTGCTGGAAGACAACCTGACCGTGGGCAGCAGCGCCGAACTCTCGATCGCGCCGGGCATCGTGATCAAGGGCGTCAACGGTCGCTCGATTCTGGTGCACAAGGGCATCAATGCCATTGGCGGATCCGACCCCGACCAGCAGATCATCTTCACCCACATCGCGGATGACTACTACGGAGGCGACACCAACACCGACGGCAACGCCACCTCGCCCTCGCGCCAGAACAACGCGATCTACGTGGACAGCGATTCCTGGGACGCGCTCTGCAACTTCGACTGGTGCATGTTCCGCTATTGGGGCTATGGCAACACCTACGGCGCCATCGACGCCAACAGCGCCAGCCCCAGCATCACCAACTGCTCCTTCACCGACGGCAACATCGGCGTGTCCTGCCGCGGTGCCAGCAACCCGGTGATCAGCGGCTGCGACTTCATCAACAACCTGTACTACGGGGTGAAGAACACCAACACCTCGATCACCGTGGTGGCCGAGAACAACTGGTGGGGCGACAGCAGCGGACCGCTGGACGCCAGCGATGACACCGGCAACGGTGGCTTCTACAATCCCGGCGGACTGGGCGACGTCGTCTCCGACTATGTGGACTACGAGCCCTGGACCACCGTACTGCAGTTGCCCCGCCTGGGTGACGTGAGCCTGAACGGCGAGATCCATGCCTACGACGCCAGTCTGGTGCTGAGCCATCTGGTGGGTGGCATCGTCCTGACCCCGCTGCAGCTGGCGGTGGCCGATGTGACCGGTGACGGTGTGGTGGACGCGGTGGACCCGGCCTACATCCTGCAGTATGTGGTGGGCAGCCTCACCACCTTCCCCGGCGAGCTCTCGGCCACCCCGGAAGAGCCCTTCGATCCGGACACCGAACTGGATGCCCAGGCCCGTCCCGAAGGCGATGGCTGGGTGCTGGAGCTGCAGCTGACGGGAGAGAACACGCTCAAGGGATTCGAAGCTCACTGGAGCATTGACGACACGGCGCTGGAGATCGTGGACGTGAGCTGCAGCCAGCCCGGTGTGACCCTGCGCTGGCACAGCGAAGCGGGCGAGCTGCGCGTGGCCCTGGCCACCCTGAGTCCGCTGGAAGAGGCCCTGCAGCTGCAGGTGCACGTCCTGGGTGCCCAGCCCGTCGAGTCGCTGCTGGAACTGGAAGGTGCCTGGGTCAACGGTCATAC
- a CDS encoding response regulator — protein MLHETDFPGSPRILIVDDEPAVLRLVQELMESFGCLVETATTGREALARMDQPFDLVLLDVMLPGMDGFEVVRQIRKQRDYNELPIVMVTSMASREDRLHAIQAGANDFINKPVDITELRVRTRTQLRMKAAQDSLRQHKDELEMKVQLRTAELELANRETWHAHIDTIKRLVLAAEFKDEDTAQHIERMSRYSELLARAMGCPAAEVDTLRVASPMHDVGKIGIPDSVLLKPGKLTENEFLIMKQHTLLGARILEGSPSTLLQAGRVIALSHHEKWDGSGYPSGLAGEDIPLWGRICAVADVFDALTSERPYKRAFSVEKAVGILREGRARHFDPRVLDCFLDHLGEILAIKDACTDPDSESGGAYAYLKDTALDRR, from the coding sequence ATGCTGCACGAAACGGACTTTCCGGGATCCCCGCGCATCCTGATCGTGGACGATGAGCCTGCTGTGCTGCGTCTCGTACAGGAGCTGATGGAATCCTTCGGCTGCCTTGTCGAGACGGCCACCACCGGGCGCGAGGCGCTGGCCCGCATGGACCAGCCTTTCGATCTGGTCCTGCTGGATGTCATGCTGCCCGGCATGGATGGCTTCGAGGTGGTGCGCCAGATCCGCAAGCAGCGCGACTACAACGAGCTGCCGATCGTGATGGTCACCTCGATGGCCAGCCGCGAAGACCGCCTGCATGCCATCCAGGCAGGCGCCAACGACTTCATCAACAAGCCGGTTGACATCACGGAACTGCGCGTGCGCACACGTACCCAGCTGCGCATGAAGGCCGCCCAGGACTCGCTGCGTCAGCACAAGGACGAGCTGGAGATGAAGGTCCAGCTGCGCACGGCCGAACTGGAACTGGCCAATCGCGAAACCTGGCATGCCCACATCGACACCATCAAACGCCTGGTGCTGGCCGCCGAATTCAAGGACGAGGACACGGCCCAGCACATCGAGCGGATGAGCCGGTACAGTGAGTTGCTTGCACGTGCCATGGGGTGCCCGGCTGCCGAAGTCGACACGCTGCGCGTGGCCAGCCCGATGCACGACGTGGGCAAGATCGGCATCCCCGATTCCGTCCTGCTGAAGCCGGGCAAGCTGACCGAGAACGAGTTCCTGATCATGAAGCAGCACACCCTGCTGGGAGCACGGATTCTCGAGGGCTCGCCCTCGACGCTGCTTCAGGCAGGCCGGGTGATCGCCCTCAGCCACCATGAGAAATGGGACGGCAGTGGCTATCCCAGCGGACTGGCCGGAGAAGATATTCCCCTCTGGGGCCGGATCTGTGCGGTGGCCGATGTGTTCGACGCCCTGACTTCCGAGCGTCCCTACAAACGGGCCTTCTCGGTGGAGAAGGCCGTGGGCATTCTGCGTGAAGGCCGGGCGCGCCACTTTGACCCGCGCGTGCTGGACTGCTTCCTGGACCACCTGGGTGAAATCCTGGCAATCAAGGATGCCTGTACCGACCCTGATTCCGAAAGCGGTGGCGCCTATGCCTATCTCAAGGACACCGCCCTCGACCGCCGCTGA
- a CDS encoding T9SS type A sorting domain-containing protein codes for MTRVPITLRGDDRVLAELYNLRGARVRIIWDGELPAGNHELIVNDTDLATGVYFIRVVAGIGAPQTAKMVVMK; via the coding sequence GTGACACGTGTACCGATTACTCTCCGCGGTGATGATCGTGTGTTAGCCGAGCTGTACAATTTGCGAGGTGCTCGGGTACGTATTATCTGGGACGGGGAGTTACCTGCTGGAAACCATGAGCTGATTGTAAATGATACTGATCTCGCAACCGGGGTTTACTTTATTCGAGTGGTGGCAGGAATCGGGGCGCCGCAAACAGCAAAGATGGTGGTCATGAAGTGA